The Haloplanus vescus genomic sequence TGGAAAATAATCTGATCATATTCTACCGTCTTGGAAGCAATCTCTGTCAAATTCCTATATATATCATTTAAGAGATTCTGTTTAATTCCGGAAGAATCATCTTGAGTTTCCAGCTGGTGTATGACATCTATGAGCGATTGATTGGTTTGATGAAATACCTCGCGAGCGAGAATTCGGCTATCGCTTGAACTTATCAACTCACTCGATACAGATTCATAGACGATCTCAAAGCCGAGAGAAATCGATGTGGAAATGACTTCTCTTTGACTACTCTGCAAACCTCCGTCGATATTGAGCAATATTTGTGGAATGTTTACAAGTTCAGATTCAACTTTCGTTAGCACACCAATTGAATTTGTATCCATTGCTTTCCGAGCTAATTGCTTGTATTCATCGAGTAGGTCAGTCTCAAAATGTTCTTCCGTAAGAATGTGGCGGAGGATATCGGTCAAAATAGATGTTTGCGTTTCAGCGATCTCCTTCTGACCAGATTCAGCGAAAGCTTCGATTAATCGCCGCTGAATACGGAATGTATGGAGCATCCTATCTAGTGGTCCATCTATTCCACATGTGGTGCAGGTTTCCCATCTGGCCAGTATAATATCAAAATTCAGATCTGACGGCTGAATCGGGTCACGATTAAATAGAGTCTCTTCTTGAGCGTTTAGGAGCTCGTTTATGGATTTGTACATATAGAAGATAGATAGCTGTACTGTATATTCGTCATCGCGCTCGTCAGACGCAGAGAGAATGCGTTCAATCGTCAGAAGAGAAGTTCGCTCCGGTTTCAGTTTAGTCGATTTGTTTTTTGAACCTGATTCTTTCAAGATATTGTCTTCGGTTATCTTATTTGAGGTCCTTTTTAGCAAGGTTTCTGGAGAGGTAAGGGAAACTAACAATTGGCGAGCTAGAACCAATGAAAATAGAGATATAGATGCGAGACCGGCTGCTATTCCGACAGTATAATTCCAAGAATCCGGGAGATATTGAAAAAAGATATCCGGGACCGTATATCCCAATCCATGAGCCTGAATAACATAGATATCGAATAGAATAGATACGCTATAGAATGTTAATAATCCTAGAAAAGTGTTAGATTTACTCAGATTCTCTAGTGTCAAGGGACTAAATTCTGTGGCATTCACTTGTGATGCCAAAATAAAAATCGAGAATACGATACCGACAAACGCGCCTTGTACCGTAGCTAGGGCGACGAATGTATTTGCAGTATAAGTCGTTCCCTGGGTGAATTTCGAGAATGAAATCCCGGTTATCAGTCCAATAGATAGGATCGCCAGGACGATCCATTTGTTTCTGGACACAGTTGACCAAGAAAAGACACGTTCTTGATATAGTTCTAGTGTGTTGGTCTATAACTTGAGAGGGCCCCGGTGTCTATCATACTCTTTCAGCGAGAATCGTAGAACGTGGTTTTGGCTGATCAGAGAAGATATCTAGTCCATAGTGTACCCAACGCTCTGGATGTTAGCGCTCGGTACGTAAGTGAATGGGACCGCCGTGATTCGAACACGGGTCCAACGCACCCCATGCGCAGAGGATACCACTACCCCACGGTCCCACGATTCGACGGAGGGCAGTCTGCGGGTTAAGCGTGTCGTTTCATCCTCACTCGCATCAGACGAGCACCCGTTCGAGTTCGACCACGACGCCCTCGGACGCCGTCGGGTCGCCGACGAGACGCCCGAGACAGACGGCGGCGTCGTCGGGGGTGTAGCAGGCGACGAGCGCACCCTCTTCGGCGTCGTCGGCGTCGATGACGCCCGGCGCGTACACCTGTGCGCCGGTGGCGACCTGTTCGGCGGCGCTCGGTGCGATGATGACGCTCGGTAGGCCGGTCAGCACGCGTTCGGCGGGGGCGACGACCTCGCGAATCGGTTCTTCGTCGCCCTCCTCGGCGAAGGCGAGGGCGTCGGCGAGGTCGTGGAGCGTCACGAGGTCGCGGTCGTCGAAGGGGTCGGTCGCGGTCCGGCGCAGGGCACCCATGTGCGCGCCGGTCCCGAGGGCGAGGCCGAGGTCGTGACACAGTTTGCGGACGTACGTCCCGCTTGCACACTCGATTCGGAGGAGGACCTGCCGGTCGCGGACTTCGAGGGCGGTCAGGTCGTGGATGCGGCGCGTGCGGAGTCGGCGCGCGACGGCGCTCTTGCGCGGGGGTTTCTGGTAGATATCGCCCTCGAACTCGGCGAGGACGTCTTCGAGGTCCGCGGGAGCGTTGCCGTGGAGTTCGAGGACGGCGGTGTACTCCTTGCGCCCCTCCAGAAAGACGGGCGCGAGGCGCGTGGCGTCGCCGAGCATGACGGGGAGACACCCCGTCACCTTCGGGTCGAGCGTCCCGGCGTGGGCCGCGCGGTCGACGCCGACGAGGTCACGCACCCACCCGGCGACCTGGTGTGCGGAGGGGCCGGGCGGTTTGTCGAGGTTGAGGACGCCGAACGAGAGGCGGTCGTCGAGCGACCGTTCGCCCGGTGGGTCGCGGAGCGTCACGACTCGAATCCGTCGAGTTCGACGCCCTCGATGGCGTGGCGGCCCTCGTCGTCCGCGGTGTCGTAGCGTTCGACAGCGGTGGTGAGGATGGCGAGGACGTCCGGCGCCGTCCACCGCGCCGTGTTCACCACGAGGTCGTAAATCGAGAGGTCGTCGATAGGGATGTCGTAGTACTCGTCGTAGCGTTTCCGCTCGCTTCGCTCGCGTCGGAGCGTCTCCTCGCGGGCCTGCTCGACCGATTTCCCTTCTCGGTCGGCGATGCGGGCCGCGCGAACGTCGATGGGGGCGTCGAGCCAGAGCCGGAAGTCGGCGTCGGGAGCGAGCCACCCCGCGAGACGCGATTCGAGAACCACGTCGTCTCGGTCGCGGGCGATTTCGTAGAGCCGTCGGTCTAGGTCGTTGTCGATGTGTTCGTCTTCCTCGGCGAGTTCGTTGAATTCGACCGGCGAGTAGCCACGTTCGGCCGCGAGGTCGCGGAAGATGTCGCCACCGCTGATATGTTCCAGATCGAGCGCCTCCGCGAGGCCGGCGGCCGTCGTGCTCTTCCCACTGCCCGCCGGACCGGACACGGTGAGTAACATATCGCCACTCAGGATGGCCGGCTAAAAGAGCGTGTTCACTTACGACCCAGTCGGGCTGATGTCGATGTTCAGCCCTTTGCGGATGATCTGGGTGAAGCCCATCGAGCAGAGGAAGTACCAGACAATCCACACCTGAATCGGGCCGAGCGCCTGCGCGGTCCACGCCTTCTCACCGACGAGCGGTAGGACCAGTGGCTGGAGGTCGAACACCGGGTTCGCGTTCGCGCCGATGCCGACGCCCCAGTACATCCAGAGGAAGACCGGGATAGTGAGGAACATGATCCACACCATCGGTCGGAACTGCTCTTTGAACATGCCCATCTGGTCGCCCATGGCCTCCATCTGCTCGTCCTGGATGCGGTCGAGGGCCTCGTCGTCGCCGCGCTCTTTGGCCGCCTTGCGTTTCTCCTGAATCTCCTGCATCTTCGCCTGATACTCGCCCATCTTCTCGCTGTCCATCAGGTTCGCCTGGAGGATGGTGGAGTACAGCCCCGTCACGACGGCCAGAATCATGACGACGGCGTAGAAGGGGAGCATCGAGTTCAGCGGACCGAGCGCGACGTTCATCGCGGACCCGATGAGGTTCCGCATCGGCGCCCACGAGTAGCCAGCGAAGAGGCCGATACTGACGACCGCTGCGCCCTTGTCCCATTTCGACCACGACGACTCCCCGTCGCTCGAACTCGCGGTCACCGTCTCGTCTTCGAGGGCGTCGCGAGTCGCCTCGGGGTCGTCCAGTCGGAAGCCAGTCTCGCCGTCGATCAGGATACCCTTCTCGATGAGGCGGCCCCACTGGCCACTCGAGATGTCCTCGCGGACGTCGACCCACTTGACCTCGCCCGTCTCGTCCGCGCGGTCGAGGATCGTCTCGATGACGGTCTCCATCTCCGCGTCCTCGGAGACGAGGGTTCGCACCTTCTGCTCGATCCGTGCCATTGGTGGCAGTTTCCCCCCGACAGTTATGAAGCTTTTACTCTGCCTCCCGCCGGGACCGCGCAAAAAAGAGAACTGCGACCGCGCTCAGGCCGCGTCGGCGACTTCGTCGCGGATGGCCTCGAACACTTCGTCCGGCGTCCCCTCGCCGTCGATTTCGACGAGGACGCCCTCGTCGCGGTAGTGTTCGACGACCGGTTCGGTGTTCTCCTCGTAGACGCGGAGTCGCTCGCGGACGGTGTCTTCCGTGTCGTCGTCTCGCTGAATCAGGTCGCCGCCACAGTCGTCACAGACGCCCTCCGTCTCCGGCGGACTGAACTCGACGTGGTAGTTGGCGCCGCAGTCGTCACAGACACGCCGGCCGGTGAGGCGGTCGACGAGTTCCGATTTGCTTACGTCGAGGAAGACGACGGCGTCGAGGTCGGTGATGTCCGAGAGATACTCGGCCTGGTCGAGGTTGCGGGGATAGCCGTCGAGGACGTAGCCGTCGGCCTCCTGCAGCGCCGTCTTGACGATTTCGTTGACGACTTCGTCGGGGACGAGTTCGCCAGCCTCCATGTACGCACGCGGCGTGTCGTACTCCGTGTCCATGTGGCTGATGTCCATGTCCTTGTTCGCGCGGAGGGCATCGCCCGTCGTGACGTGTTCGATGCCGAACTCGTCGGCGAGGCGCTTGCTCTGCGTCCCTTTCCCTGCACCCGGTGCACCGAGCAGTAGCACGTGTGGCTCGCTCATACCCTCACCTGCCCCTCCGGCTATAAATTAGTGTAGAATCCCGCGCGATATTGTCAGCATCCGAACGCAGGATGGTGACACACCGCGTGGCTTACGCCAGTTCGTGAATCTTCTCGACGACCGCCTCGGCGTACTCGCTGGTGGCGAGTTTGGTGCCGCCCTCGATCTGTCGGTGGAGGTCGTAGGTGACCTTGCCCGACGAGATGGTCTCCTCGACGGCGTCGCGAACGAGGTCCGCGGCGTCCTCCCAGCCCAGCTGTTCGAGCATGATGCGCCCGGAGAGAATCATCGCGGTCGGGTTGACCTTGTCCTCGCCGGCGTACTTCGGCGCCGAACCGTGGACGGGTTCCGCGAGGACGCGCCCGTCGCCGAGGTTGGCGCCCGGCGCGATGCCGAGGCCGCCAATCTGGGCGCCCGCGGCGTCCGAGAGGTAGTCGCCGTTGAGGTTCGGCATCGCCAGCACGTCGTACTGCTCCGTCCGCGTCAGCAACTGCTGGAGCATGTTGTCGGCGATGCGGTCCTTGACGACGACCACGTCCTCGGGCGCCTCGCCGTCGTACTCGTCCCAGAGTTCGTCCTCGGTGATGACGTTCTCGCCGTACTCCTCTGCGGCGACTTCGTAGCCCCAGTCGCGGAACGCCGCCTCGGTGAACTTCATGATGTTGCCCTTGTGGACGAGCGTCACCGAGTCGCGGTCGTTCTCGAGGGCGTACTCGATGGCCTGTCGGATGAGGCGCTTGCTCCCGAACTCCGAGATGGGCTTGAGACCGATGCCGACCGGGCCGTCGTGGATGGTGTTGTCGAAGCCCATCTCCTCCTCGACGAACTCGCGGACTCGTTCCACTTCCTCGGTGCCGGCCTCCCACTCGATGCCGGCGTAGACGTCCTCGGTGTTCTCCCGGAAGTTGACCATGTCCATCTTCTCGGGGTGGGTGACGGGCGAGGGGACGCCGTCGAGATGGTAGGTCGGCCGCATGTTCGTGTAGAGGTCGAGCTTCTTCCGGAGGGCGACGTTCAGCGACCGGAACCCGCTCCCGACGGGCGTCGTCAGCGGACCCTTGATGGCGACGCGGTGTTCGCGGATGGCCTCGACCGTCTCCTCGGGCAGGTTCTCGTCGTAGCGTTCGCGGGCCGACTCGCCCGCGTAGAGTCGCATCCAACTGATGGAACGGCCCGTCGCTTCCGCGGCCGCTTCGAGGACGGACTGGGCCGCCGGGCCGACGTCCGTGCCGATACCGTCGCCGTAGATGATGGGGATAATCGGATTCGACGGTACGTCGAGTTCGCCGGTCGCCTCGTCGACGGTGATGCGCTCACCGTCGTCAGGAACCTCGACTCTGTCGTAGCTCATATCGTCGCCGAATTCACCGACCAGCGTGAAAGAACTGCCGTTCTCCCCGAACGCGGCCGTCCCGTGCGGGGGTCGCTGTCGCACTCCCGTCGCCCATGCCGCAACCTCTTTCCCCGACTCACGCCAAGAGCGCCCATGAGCGTAGGACCCCTCGACGAGGAAACCGTCGAGAAGTATCGCCAGGCCGGTGAGGCGTTGCGGACCGTCCTCGACGAGGCAGCCGAGATGGTCGAACCGGGTGTCACGCACCTGGAAGTGGCCGAACACGCCGAGGAACGCATCTACGAACTCGCCGACGGCCCCGCCTTCCCCGTCAACATCAGCATCGACGAGGAGGCCAGCCACTCCACGCCCGCCCGCGACGACGACACCGAGTTCGGCGAGGAGATGGTCTGTCTCGACGTGGGCGTCCACGTCGACGGCTACATCGCCGACGCCGCGACGACGGTAGACCTCTCCGGCAACCCGGAGATGGTCGAAGCGGCCGAGGAAGCGTTGGACGTGGCAATCGACGCCGTCGAACCCGGCGCCGACACCGGCACCATCGGCGGCGAAATCGAGGACGTCATCCGCGGCTACGGCTACACGCCCGTCCTCAACCTCTCCGGTCACGGCGTCGAACAGTGGGACGCCCACACCGCGCCGAGCGTCCCCAACCGCGGCGTCGAACACGGCGCCGAGCTACAGGTCGGCGACGTCATCGCCATCGAACCGTTCGCCACCGACGGCCGCGGCAAGGTGAGCGAAGGCGCCAAGGAGGAAATCTACGGGCTGGAACGCGAACGCTCCGTCCGCAACCGACAGGCCCGACAGGTCTTGGACCAGGTCACCTCGGAGTACCGCACGCTCCCCTTCGCGGCCCGATGGCTGGACGCCTCTCGCGCCGAGATGGCGCTCCGACGACTCAAGCAACAGGACGTCATCCACGGCTACCCAGTACTGAAAGAGGAAGACGGCTGTCTGGTCAGTCAGGCCGAACACACCCTCATCGTCACCGAAGACGGGTGTGAGGTTACGACTGCCTAAGCGTCGTTCATCCGCTGAATCGACTCCGCTTCGCAGACGTCGCAGACAGACACCCGATAGGGTTCCCGCGAGAACGCCGCGTTCGACGATGCGGGGTTCTCGGTTCGAATCTCTACCCGGACCTCGTGTCTGGTTTCTCGGCCGCAGTCGGGACACCGTTCGCGGTTGGTGTTCGGGTCGGGTCGTTTCGCCTTCATCACGTCGGGCGTTTCCGTGCTGGTTGCATAAGCCCGGCAGTCGGTTAACCCGGATTAAACCCGGTTAATCCGGGATGAACCGGGTTCTCAGCCGTGAGAACGTTCCAGCGTCTGCCGGATTTCTGACGCGACGCGACCGGGAGCCGACAGTATATATCCGTGGCTGCCCCGCTGACGGTATGGACCAACTGTTCGCCCCGTGGCGCATCGAGTGGGTGACTCGCGACGGCGACGACGACATCGACGGCTGTCCGTTCTGCGTGCTACCCGCGCGCGACGACGACAGAGCCAGTCGCATCGTCGCGCGCAGCGACCACGCTTTCGTCATCCTGAACAACTACCCCTACAACCCCGGCCACGTCATGGTCATCCCGTACGCCCACGAGCGACGGTACGGGGCCCTCGACGACGCGACCCTCCTCGACCACGCCCGCCTCAAACAGCGGACCTTCGACGCGATGGACCGGGCGTTCGAACCCGACGCCTACAACGCCGGTCTCAACCTCGGCGGCGGCGCCGCCGGTGGCTCCATCGACGACCACCTCCACACGCACGTCGTCCCGCGGTGGGAGGGCGACACCAACTTCATGCCCGTCGTCGCGGACACGTCGGTCATCGTCGAAGCCGTCGACGAGACGTACGCCCGCCTCCACGACGCCTTCGCCGAACTCCCCGAGGCGACCGCCCCCGGCGAC encodes the following:
- a CDS encoding DUF2254 domain-containing protein; this translates as MSRNKWIVLAILSIGLITGISFSKFTQGTTYTANTFVALATVQGAFVGIVFSIFILASQVNATEFSPLTLENLSKSNTFLGLLTFYSVSILFDIYVIQAHGLGYTVPDIFFQYLPDSWNYTVGIAAGLASISLFSLVLARQLLVSLTSPETLLKRTSNKITEDNILKESGSKNKSTKLKPERTSLLTIERILSASDERDDEYTVQLSIFYMYKSINELLNAQEETLFNRDPIQPSDLNFDIILARWETCTTCGIDGPLDRMLHTFRIQRRLIEAFAESGQKEIAETQTSILTDILRHILTEEHFETDLLDEYKQLARKAMDTNSIGVLTKVESELVNIPQILLNIDGGLQSSQREVISTSISLGFEIVYESVSSELISSSDSRILAREVFHQTNQSLIDVIHQLETQDDSSGIKQNLLNDIYRNLTEIASKTVEYDQIIFQRLTIGVSEIALELGKDAAKLASDLQSSCQDTEKLGDEIQNIAGEISSGEIKTREFTVFSHTDAEMREFIEALRESAS
- a CDS encoding RNA-guided pseudouridylation complex pseudouridine synthase subunit Cbf5 — translated: MTLRDPPGERSLDDRLSFGVLNLDKPPGPSAHQVAGWVRDLVGVDRAAHAGTLDPKVTGCLPVMLGDATRLAPVFLEGRKEYTAVLELHGNAPADLEDVLAEFEGDIYQKPPRKSAVARRLRTRRIHDLTALEVRDRQVLLRIECASGTYVRKLCHDLGLALGTGAHMGALRRTATDPFDDRDLVTLHDLADALAFAEEGDEEPIREVVAPAERVLTGLPSVIIAPSAAEQVATGAQVYAPGVIDADDAEEGALVACYTPDDAAVCLGRLVGDPTASEGVVVELERVLV
- the cmk gene encoding (d)CMP kinase, with the translated sequence MLLTVSGPAGSGKSTTAAGLAEALDLEHISGGDIFRDLAAERGYSPVEFNELAEEDEHIDNDLDRRLYEIARDRDDVVLESRLAGWLAPDADFRLWLDAPIDVRAARIADREGKSVEQAREETLRRERSERKRYDEYYDIPIDDLSIYDLVVNTARWTAPDVLAILTTAVERYDTADDEGRHAIEGVELDGFES
- a CDS encoding DUF106 domain-containing protein, which translates into the protein MARIEQKVRTLVSEDAEMETVIETILDRADETGEVKWVDVREDISSGQWGRLIEKGILIDGETGFRLDDPEATRDALEDETVTASSSDGESSWSKWDKGAAVVSIGLFAGYSWAPMRNLIGSAMNVALGPLNSMLPFYAVVMILAVVTGLYSTILQANLMDSEKMGEYQAKMQEIQEKRKAAKERGDDEALDRIQDEQMEAMGDQMGMFKEQFRPMVWIMFLTIPVFLWMYWGVGIGANANPVFDLQPLVLPLVGEKAWTAQALGPIQVWIVWYFLCSMGFTQIIRKGLNIDISPTGS
- a CDS encoding adenylate kinase, which produces MSEPHVLLLGAPGAGKGTQSKRLADEFGIEHVTTGDALRANKDMDISHMDTEYDTPRAYMEAGELVPDEVVNEIVKTALQEADGYVLDGYPRNLDQAEYLSDITDLDAVVFLDVSKSELVDRLTGRRVCDDCGANYHVEFSPPETEGVCDDCGGDLIQRDDDTEDTVRERLRVYEENTEPVVEHYRDEGVLVEIDGEGTPDEVFEAIRDEVADAA
- the icd gene encoding isocitrate dehydrogenase (NADP(+)) — translated: MSYDRVEVPDDGERITVDEATGELDVPSNPIIPIIYGDGIGTDVGPAAQSVLEAAAEATGRSISWMRLYAGESARERYDENLPEETVEAIREHRVAIKGPLTTPVGSGFRSLNVALRKKLDLYTNMRPTYHLDGVPSPVTHPEKMDMVNFRENTEDVYAGIEWEAGTEEVERVREFVEEEMGFDNTIHDGPVGIGLKPISEFGSKRLIRQAIEYALENDRDSVTLVHKGNIMKFTEAAFRDWGYEVAAEEYGENVITEDELWDEYDGEAPEDVVVVKDRIADNMLQQLLTRTEQYDVLAMPNLNGDYLSDAAGAQIGGLGIAPGANLGDGRVLAEPVHGSAPKYAGEDKVNPTAMILSGRIMLEQLGWEDAADLVRDAVEETISSGKVTYDLHRQIEGGTKLATSEYAEAVVEKIHELA
- the map gene encoding type II methionyl aminopeptidase, whose translation is MSVGPLDEETVEKYRQAGEALRTVLDEAAEMVEPGVTHLEVAEHAEERIYELADGPAFPVNISIDEEASHSTPARDDDTEFGEEMVCLDVGVHVDGYIADAATTVDLSGNPEMVEAAEEALDVAIDAVEPGADTGTIGGEIEDVIRGYGYTPVLNLSGHGVEQWDAHTAPSVPNRGVEHGAELQVGDVIAIEPFATDGRGKVSEGAKEEIYGLERERSVRNRQARQVLDQVTSEYRTLPFAARWLDASRAEMALRRLKQQDVIHGYPVLKEEDGCLVSQAEHTLIVTEDGCEVTTA
- a CDS encoding DUF7835 family putative zinc beta-ribbon protein → MKAKRPDPNTNRERCPDCGRETRHEVRVEIRTENPASSNAAFSREPYRVSVCDVCEAESIQRMNDA
- a CDS encoding HIT family protein, whose translation is MDQLFAPWRIEWVTRDGDDDIDGCPFCVLPARDDDRASRIVARSDHAFVILNNYPYNPGHVMVIPYAHERRYGALDDATLLDHARLKQRTFDAMDRAFEPDAYNAGLNLGGGAAGGSIDDHLHTHVVPRWEGDTNFMPVVADTSVIVEAVDETYARLHDAFAELPEATAPGDDSAVQFAFD